One Porphyromonas pogonae genomic region harbors:
- a CDS encoding NAD(P)/FAD-dependent oxidoreductase, translated as MQTIQLRVTPVEASSEENITKVTSRKLSLTSSDIDRVIVRKRSVDARQRQIYVNLTVDVYLKGEQYTEDTFDDIIYQDVSGAKSIIIVGAGPAGLFAALRALELGVKPIVVERGKDVISRRRDVADIAKTGIVLPESNYGYGEGGAGAFSDGKLYTRSKKRGSVDKVLRTFCKHGAQTSILIDAHPHIGTDRLPMVIKKMRETILSHGGEVYFNTRMDSLILEKQEVRGIRTSDGLELIGPVILATGHSARDVYRYLHVAGILLESKSIAVGVRLEHPQQIIDAIRYHNPKGRGEYLPAAEYVYKTQVMDRGVYSFCMCPGGFVVPASTAPNETVVNGMSPANRGSKWANSGMVVEIRPEDIKALGFKVEDPRSPMNLLYWCEDFERKSYHAANCSLHAPAQRMTDFVNRKQSANLPSSSYPLDLTSSNLYDWMPALITESLAQGFKAFDKVTKGFLTNEAQLIGVESRTSSPVRIPREPMLYNHITIKGLYPAGEGAGYAGGIVSAAIDGQNCMEAAAAWVSAS; from the coding sequence ATGCAAACTATCCAATTAAGAGTAACTCCAGTAGAAGCCTCATCGGAAGAAAATATCACTAAAGTTACTTCTCGTAAACTATCATTGACTTCATCTGATATAGACCGGGTCATTGTACGCAAGCGATCGGTCGATGCTCGTCAAAGGCAGATATATGTCAATCTCACTGTAGATGTTTATCTCAAAGGTGAGCAATATACGGAGGATACTTTTGATGATATTATATATCAGGACGTATCCGGTGCCAAATCTATTATTATAGTAGGTGCCGGTCCTGCAGGGCTCTTTGCTGCTTTGAGGGCTTTAGAGCTCGGGGTGAAACCAATTGTCGTAGAGCGTGGTAAAGATGTGATTTCACGTCGTAGGGACGTTGCGGATATTGCTAAAACAGGCATCGTATTGCCGGAATCGAATTATGGTTACGGTGAGGGTGGTGCCGGCGCATTCTCGGATGGCAAGCTTTACACACGAAGCAAGAAGCGAGGCAGCGTAGATAAAGTGCTCAGAACATTTTGTAAACATGGTGCTCAAACATCTATTCTTATAGATGCACATCCCCACATTGGTACAGATCGATTGCCCATGGTCATCAAGAAAATGCGTGAGACTATACTTAGTCACGGAGGCGAAGTGTATTTCAATACACGCATGGATTCTCTCATTCTCGAGAAGCAAGAAGTGCGAGGCATACGTACGTCCGATGGATTAGAGCTTATAGGTCCTGTAATTCTTGCCACCGGTCATTCCGCGCGCGATGTTTACCGCTACTTACATGTGGCCGGAATATTGCTTGAGAGTAAAAGCATTGCTGTAGGTGTAAGACTGGAACACCCGCAACAGATCATTGATGCTATAAGATATCATAACCCTAAAGGCAGAGGTGAATATTTACCTGCTGCCGAATATGTTTATAAAACACAAGTCATGGATCGCGGAGTCTACAGTTTCTGTATGTGTCCAGGAGGATTTGTAGTCCCGGCCTCGACAGCGCCTAATGAAACGGTAGTCAATGGGATGTCTCCTGCCAACAGAGGCTCCAAATGGGCAAATTCGGGCATGGTGGTTGAGATACGCCCTGAGGATATCAAGGCATTAGGATTTAAAGTAGAAGATCCTCGATCTCCTATGAATCTTCTCTATTGGTGTGAAGACTTTGAACGAAAGAGCTACCACGCAGCCAATTGTTCATTACATGCCCCTGCTCAGAGAATGACAGACTTTGTAAATCGTAAACAATCAGCGAATTTACCTTCATCGTCTTATCCCTTAGATTTGACATCTTCCAACTTATATGATTGGATGCCAGCACTTATTACTGAGTCTTTGGCTCAAGGCTTTAAGGCTTTTGATAAAGTGACCAAAGGTTTTTTGACCAATGAAGCACAGCTGATCGGTGTAGAAAGTCGCACTTCGTCCCCTGTAAGAATACCTCGAGAGCCTATGCTGTACAATCATATTACAATAAAAGGCTTATACCCGGCAGGCGAAGGTGCCGGGTATGCCGGAGGTATCGTATCAGCTGCCATTGATGGGCAAAACTGTATGGAAGCTGCGGCTGCTTGGGTAAGTGCTTCATAA
- a CDS encoding LemA family protein, whose product MKKGSLITIVVVVAVLLIGIFWGVGVYNGLVNKQEQVNNSWSQVENQYQRRADLIPNLVETVKGYATHERETLEGVIEARSKATSTNIDANNLDEAAMAKFQQSQDALSSALSRLMVVVERYPDLKANENFKQLQAQLEGTENRIAVARKDFNDTARVYNTSVRNFPTNIVAGVTGFKKRPYFEARQGADVAPQVKF is encoded by the coding sequence ATGAAAAAAGGATCATTAATTACTATCGTCGTTGTTGTAGCAGTACTTTTGATAGGCATTTTTTGGGGAGTAGGCGTATACAATGGATTGGTAAACAAACAAGAACAAGTAAATAATTCTTGGAGCCAGGTTGAGAACCAGTACCAGAGGAGAGCTGATCTTATACCTAACCTTGTAGAGACAGTCAAAGGCTATGCAACTCATGAACGTGAAACGTTGGAAGGTGTTATAGAAGCAAGAAGTAAGGCTACCTCTACCAATATAGATGCCAATAACCTTGATGAAGCTGCGATGGCAAAATTTCAGCAATCACAGGATGCTCTCTCCAGTGCTTTATCTCGCCTCATGGTTGTAGTTGAGAGATATCCGGATTTGAAAGCCAACGAAAACTTCAAACAATTACAGGCTCAGCTTGAGGGTACGGAAAATCGTATTGCTGTAGCTCGAAAAGATTTCAACGACACAGCACGTGTTTATAATACGTCTGTTAGGAATTTCCCCACTAACATTGTAGCAGGGGTCACGGGCTTTAAGAAACGTCCTTACTTCGAAGCCCGCCAGGGTGCTGATGTCGCTCCTCAAGTGAAGTTCTAA
- a CDS encoding TetR/AcrR family transcriptional regulator gives MMGNINLNQRERILEVSRELFIQFGYKGVSMRMIAEKLGMTHGNIYNYFQNKDMVYAEIMKSLLKELDDYLHRFNDEIRIDDKIFHDLNLYMLKEMLHLVETYPAELNLLIYKSQGSQYENFGERYISRGEKVGNMFLEAMKAKYPSLNTDFTPLFNRFNASRWYTLLCDLAMHPDIPIEERRRFIKEYMIYSSGGWESLMKSSL, from the coding sequence ATGATGGGTAATATAAATCTAAATCAAAGAGAGCGTATCCTTGAAGTATCTCGTGAGTTGTTTATCCAATTCGGATACAAAGGAGTTTCTATGCGTATGATTGCCGAGAAGTTGGGTATGACGCATGGGAATATCTATAATTATTTCCAAAATAAGGATATGGTATATGCGGAAATAATGAAGTCATTGCTCAAAGAGCTTGATGACTATCTCCATCGCTTCAATGATGAGATTAGAATCGATGATAAAATATTCCATGATCTTAATCTGTACATGCTCAAAGAAATGTTGCATTTAGTAGAAACTTATCCGGCAGAGCTCAACCTTCTGATTTACAAATCTCAGGGATCTCAGTATGAAAACTTCGGTGAACGGTACATTTCACGTGGAGAGAAAGTTGGAAATATGTTTTTAGAAGCTATGAAAGCAAAATACCCCTCTCTTAATACTGATTTTACCCCTTTATTCAATAGATTCAATGCATCCAGGTGGTACACATTGTTGTGCGACCTTGCTATGCATCCTGATATACCTATTGAGGAGAGGCGGCGTTTTATCAAAGAATACATGATATATAGTTCTGGAGGATGGGAAAGCCTTATGAAATCATCGCTATAA
- a CDS encoding transglutaminase-like domain-containing protein — translation MDKKKGFLLLFILFPFILMGQTKSPAFNAFMAQFVDLNNKYQEEYKNKLYSETESISIQMLGLIDNIKLSEQEKEEFHDNLIKFKSNVYYNMACAYSLKGDVNKAISILDSAIHYGYKDYRHILNDTDLDNIRTEKSFIDLHESIKQFDNLYVLQKSRPYMRANSSSRPQFTYQTHDASNLKSVRTYFKLDSVAGNGDELSKIMNLMKYVHNTIRHDGGNYALCEFDAIDIYNYHKATGMGVNCRHLAIALNEMYLSMGIYSRYITCIPRDTTDTDCHVINSVYSSQLKKWIWIDPTFNAYVKDDKGNLLSIAEVREKLIKSEPIVLNEDANWNNQIKQTKEEYLYNYMAKNLYWFSCPDFSRFNPESRYRNNKSKYINLVPPEFEKQLTSNEYFTHDAHYFWQLPSGKK, via the coding sequence ATGGATAAGAAAAAGGGCTTTCTTCTTCTATTTATTTTGTTCCCGTTTATTCTGATGGGACAAACAAAATCCCCTGCTTTTAATGCCTTCATGGCTCAGTTTGTTGATTTGAACAATAAATATCAAGAAGAATACAAAAACAAACTGTACAGCGAAACGGAAAGCATATCAATACAGATGTTGGGGTTGATAGATAATATAAAACTCTCAGAGCAAGAGAAGGAAGAGTTTCATGATAATTTGATTAAATTCAAAAGTAATGTTTACTATAACATGGCTTGTGCCTATTCATTGAAAGGGGATGTGAATAAAGCGATCAGTATTTTGGACTCTGCTATCCATTACGGATACAAAGATTACAGACATATTTTGAATGATACAGATCTTGATAATATCAGAACGGAAAAGAGCTTTATAGATCTTCATGAGTCTATAAAACAATTTGACAATCTTTATGTCTTGCAGAAATCCAGACCATATATGAGGGCTAATAGCTCTTCTCGCCCTCAATTTACTTATCAAACCCATGACGCCTCGAATCTTAAATCTGTACGGACGTATTTTAAATTGGATTCAGTAGCAGGTAATGGAGATGAATTGTCCAAGATCATGAATCTCATGAAATATGTCCATAATACCATTAGGCATGATGGCGGAAACTATGCCCTTTGTGAGTTTGATGCTATAGACATATACAATTATCACAAAGCTACAGGTATGGGCGTAAATTGCAGACATCTGGCAATAGCACTGAACGAGATGTATCTGTCTATGGGTATTTACTCGCGCTATATCACCTGTATTCCCCGGGATACAACGGATACAGATTGTCATGTCATCAATAGTGTGTACTCCTCACAGTTGAAAAAATGGATATGGATAGATCCTACTTTCAATGCTTATGTCAAGGATGATAAGGGAAACCTATTGAGTATTGCAGAAGTGCGGGAGAAGCTAATAAAAAGCGAACCGATTGTATTGAATGAAGATGCCAACTGGAACAACCAAATTAAGCAAACAAAGGAGGAATATTTATACAATTATATGGCAAAGAATCTGTACTGGTTTAGTTGTCCTGACTTTAGTCGTTTCAATCCTGAAAGCCGATACAGAAATAATAAAAGTAAATATATAAATTTAGTCCCTCCAGAGTTTGAAAAACAACTTACTTCAAATGAATACTTTACTCACGATGCTCATTATTTTTGGCAGTTGCCCTCAGGGAAGAAATAA
- the pyrI gene encoding aspartate carbamoyltransferase regulatory subunit: MNKEQMLVATIQDGTVIDHIPSSKLFKIAHILDLEQIDNPITIGNNLKSSRFGHKGVIKISGRFFTENELNKIALIAPNVHLNIIRDYEVVEKKQVSLPDEFAGIVKCTNPKCITNHEPMKTIFTTIDITQEILECKYCGRKITSDQVELL, encoded by the coding sequence ATGAATAAAGAACAAATGCTGGTGGCGACCATACAAGATGGCACTGTTATAGACCATATACCTTCATCGAAGCTTTTCAAAATAGCTCATATTCTGGATCTGGAACAGATTGATAATCCTATTACTATAGGAAATAATCTCAAAAGTTCCAGATTTGGTCATAAAGGTGTAATTAAGATTTCCGGCCGCTTTTTTACAGAGAATGAACTTAATAAAATTGCATTGATTGCTCCCAATGTACATCTCAATATCATCAGAGATTACGAGGTGGTAGAAAAAAAACAGGTTAGCTTGCCCGATGAATTCGCAGGTATTGTAAAGTGTACAAATCCCAAGTGTATTACCAATCATGAACCTATGAAAACTATATTTACGACAATTGATATAACGCAAGAAATACTCGAATGTAAATATTGTGGTCGTAAGATAACGAGCGACCAGGTAGAACTTCTATGA
- the pyrB gene encoding aspartate carbamoyltransferase, with product MNHLVSINQLTEDDIIRILDRAQLFEQCPNRLLLSGKVIATLFFEPSTRTRLSFETAVNRLGGRIIGFSDASTSSSSKGESLKDTISMVGNYADLIIMRHFLEGAAQYASEVSKVPIVNAGDGANQHPSQTLLDMYSIRKTQGSLHNLTIALVGDLKYGRTVHSLIQGMSHFNPNFIFVSPNELAMPDEYKEYCRQNNIKFTETHVFDEDVINQSDILYMTRVQRERFTDMEEYERVKNVYVLNSEMLQNSKDTLRVLHPLPRVNEIAYDVDDNPKAYFVQQAQNGLYTRQSIICEVLGLDVK from the coding sequence ATGAATCATTTAGTATCAATTAATCAATTGACAGAGGACGATATCATCAGAATTCTTGACCGAGCGCAGCTGTTCGAGCAATGTCCCAATCGTCTTCTCCTTTCAGGTAAAGTTATAGCAACCCTCTTTTTTGAGCCTTCCACTAGAACACGTCTTAGTTTCGAGACTGCTGTAAATAGGCTGGGGGGGAGGATTATCGGTTTTTCCGATGCATCTACCTCTAGTTCGTCAAAAGGCGAGTCTTTAAAAGACACTATCTCTATGGTCGGCAATTATGCCGACCTTATTATTATGCGACATTTCCTTGAAGGAGCTGCTCAATATGCTTCGGAAGTAAGCAAAGTCCCCATTGTAAATGCCGGAGACGGAGCCAATCAACATCCATCACAGACTTTACTGGATATGTATTCCATCCGCAAAACACAGGGCAGCCTCCATAATCTTACCATTGCCTTGGTTGGCGATCTCAAATATGGACGTACTGTACATTCGCTTATACAAGGAATGTCACATTTCAATCCTAATTTTATATTTGTGTCGCCAAATGAACTGGCAATGCCGGATGAATACAAGGAGTATTGTAGGCAGAACAATATTAAGTTTACAGAGACTCATGTCTTTGATGAAGACGTTATCAATCAGTCAGATATTCTTTACATGACACGTGTGCAGCGTGAGAGATTCACAGATATGGAAGAGTATGAGAGAGTGAAAAATGTATATGTCCTCAACTCGGAAATGCTCCAAAACTCAAAAGATACGTTACGAGTATTGCATCCTTTGCCACGAGTCAATGAAATTGCTTATGATGTAGATGATAATCCCAAAGCTTATTTCGTACAACAGGCTCAAAACGGTCTCTACACCCGACAGTCTATAATATGTGAAGTATTAGGTTTGGATGTCAAATAA
- a CDS encoding TPM domain-containing protein, with the protein MMHFLQYSKPRASMMLLRIMLCSLVAILCNFHNDINAQTVYTPKTVPNVQIEDARQYVSDPSGVISNDEKNRLNSMLSDFRERRGVEFVVVVLPSIGDIDIESFSTDLFRLWGLGDKKENNGLLLLMVMDQKKIRFETGYGMEGDLPDAAVYMIQQNDMLPYIKKGMYGEGFIAGVQAVERQLEGSGYKNVVTKNPRRTNSPQQIPLKGIITFYAIFMLFITGWTFFQLNTESSISGNRTPLQAYTTFNRKGRASALVLLFLFPPGGVLIWFWYLIRKKAIEKIMSLCPNCGKDGMHKVTDSGAALALMTSPQQLEEKLGSRQHDVYTCSFCNYKEVVSQDVSGSKYKVCKHCGTKALQYIKSEYVYDAHRRRYIRNEYRCLYCGNNHHEDRRDDSEENAALQGMILGALLSGGRRSGGFGGGFGGGFGGGGFGGGSSGGGGATSGW; encoded by the coding sequence ATGATGCATTTTTTGCAATATAGTAAACCTCGTGCAAGCATGATGCTCTTACGTATCATGCTTTGCTCATTGGTAGCTATACTATGCAATTTTCACAATGATATTAATGCCCAGACTGTATATACTCCGAAAACTGTACCCAATGTTCAGATTGAAGATGCTAGGCAGTATGTATCGGATCCCTCGGGTGTGATTTCTAATGATGAGAAGAACCGGCTCAATAGCATGCTCTCTGACTTTAGGGAGAGACGTGGAGTAGAGTTTGTGGTTGTCGTCTTACCTTCTATAGGTGATATTGATATTGAGTCTTTTTCTACTGATCTGTTTAGATTGTGGGGACTTGGTGACAAAAAAGAGAACAATGGACTTCTATTACTCATGGTTATGGATCAAAAGAAAATTCGTTTTGAAACAGGATATGGTATGGAAGGCGATCTACCCGACGCTGCTGTATATATGATCCAGCAAAACGATATGCTCCCTTATATAAAAAAGGGAATGTATGGAGAGGGGTTCATTGCCGGTGTTCAAGCTGTGGAAAGACAACTTGAAGGCAGCGGCTATAAAAATGTTGTTACTAAAAACCCTCGGAGGACAAACTCACCACAGCAAATACCATTGAAAGGTATTATTACCTTTTATGCTATTTTTATGTTATTTATTACAGGCTGGACATTCTTCCAGTTAAATACCGAGTCTTCTATTTCGGGTAATAGAACACCCTTACAAGCTTATACGACGTTCAATAGAAAAGGTAGAGCATCAGCTCTTGTTTTGTTGTTTTTATTTCCTCCGGGAGGAGTTTTGATTTGGTTTTGGTATTTGATCCGAAAGAAAGCCATTGAGAAAATTATGAGCCTATGTCCCAATTGCGGTAAAGACGGCATGCACAAAGTTACAGATTCCGGAGCAGCGTTAGCTCTTATGACTTCTCCACAGCAATTGGAAGAGAAGTTAGGTTCGCGCCAGCATGATGTTTATACTTGCTCTTTTTGTAATTATAAGGAGGTTGTATCACAGGACGTGAGTGGATCCAAATACAAAGTTTGTAAGCATTGTGGAACCAAGGCTCTACAGTATATCAAGTCGGAGTACGTATATGATGCTCATCGCAGGCGATATATCAGAAACGAATATCGTTGCTTGTATTGTGGAAACAATCATCATGAAGATCGTCGTGATGACTCTGAAGAAAACGCAGCCTTACAAGGTATGATTCTAGGAGCTCTCTTGAGTGGTGGGCGCAGAAGCGGAGGGTTTGGTGGTGGATTCGGCGGAGGATTTGGCGGTGGAGGCTTTGGTGGTGGATCTTCCGGTGGAGGTGGAGCCACAAGCGGTTGGTAA
- a CDS encoding TonB-dependent receptor translates to MKRVFYFIVAMCMACSYAFATGNSPLPDPSDANIVGHVKDAKTGEHLVGITIGIKGTNYGTSTDASGHYFLRNLKPGKITLVMRGLGYVSQERTVSIVKDKTIEVNFDAIQDNVMLDEVVVSSNRQETLRRLAPTLVNVVDDKLFQKANVNNLSQGLIFQPGVRVENDCQNCGFNQVRINGLDGRYTQILIDSRPVMSSLAGVYGLEQIPANMIDRVEVVRGGGSALFGSSAIAGVVNIITKEPAFNSMSFNESATLTGFKNLDNNISFNGSMVSADSKSGASVFGQARYRNPWDQNDDGYSEIGRLDSRSLGASVYIKPTDFSKLSTELHTLSEDRRGGDHMDWPDHVAGVSEHVRHSVYSGNVKYDIFSNDYKHHFQSYFSGQYVKRNSFYGGIGEIEINNEIAGKIGLPIPKDKYGDNYGVTKGQTYNMGIQYNYDFDHFLFMPAQLLGGIEYTYDNLRDKMPIRTWESYKDKDGKIQSKFPELKQNIRTWSQLAQIEWKNEAFSFLLGARLDEVSVLDKPVLSPRATLRYNPVKGINLRATYAKGFRAPQVFDEDLHVGVVNGEAQKVFNADDLKPEVSHAFSLSSDMYFNFDEVQTNLLVEGFYTRILDVFTNNEQPTLNDGIMRFTRTNGDGAKVLGMNIEGRIVYKNFQLQGGVTFSSNKYDVAQEWGTRTEVGKDGKFVTELNEDKKQVYKNEIMVDKKITRTPSVYGYFTLGYNPVKPLNLSLTGTYTGSMYAPHVIGYGVGAAVDDRNAIAAGTRVATVDEEDNAPRIDELKKTPKFFDLGAKMSYDFKIFNTSTLQLYFGLTNIFNSFQKDYDFGPDRDSAYIYGPTTPRSGYAGIKYTF, encoded by the coding sequence ATGAAAAGAGTTTTCTATTTCATTGTAGCTATGTGTATGGCTTGTAGTTATGCCTTCGCTACCGGTAATTCTCCATTACCTGATCCCAGTGATGCCAATATTGTTGGCCACGTCAAGGACGCCAAGACAGGCGAGCACCTTGTAGGTATCACCATAGGTATCAAGGGTACGAACTATGGAACGTCTACAGATGCTTCAGGTCATTATTTTTTACGTAATCTCAAACCCGGTAAAATTACATTGGTAATGAGGGGGCTTGGTTACGTTAGCCAAGAACGAACTGTAAGTATTGTAAAAGACAAAACTATTGAAGTTAACTTTGATGCTATTCAAGACAATGTGATGCTTGACGAAGTGGTTGTATCATCCAACCGTCAGGAAACACTGCGTCGTTTGGCTCCTACATTGGTAAACGTGGTAGATGACAAATTATTTCAGAAGGCCAATGTAAATAATCTTTCTCAAGGATTAATATTCCAGCCCGGAGTTCGTGTAGAAAATGACTGTCAAAACTGTGGATTCAATCAGGTGCGTATCAACGGTCTTGATGGTAGATACACTCAAATATTGATCGATAGTCGTCCTGTGATGAGCTCATTGGCCGGTGTATATGGCTTGGAGCAAATCCCTGCTAATATGATAGATCGTGTTGAAGTAGTTCGTGGTGGCGGGTCAGCTCTTTTCGGTTCTTCTGCAATTGCGGGTGTTGTCAATATTATCACAAAAGAACCTGCATTCAACTCTATGTCATTCAATGAATCTGCAACTCTGACCGGTTTCAAAAATCTTGACAATAATATCAGCTTTAATGGCTCAATGGTTAGCGCTGATTCAAAGTCCGGAGCTTCCGTATTCGGTCAAGCTCGTTATCGAAATCCTTGGGATCAGAATGATGACGGTTATTCCGAAATCGGACGTCTTGATTCTCGTTCTTTAGGTGCAAGCGTATATATCAAACCTACCGATTTCAGTAAATTATCTACGGAACTTCACACTTTGAGTGAAGATCGTCGTGGTGGTGATCATATGGATTGGCCTGATCATGTTGCAGGTGTATCAGAGCATGTACGTCACTCGGTATATAGCGGAAATGTTAAGTATGATATATTTTCTAATGACTATAAACACCACTTCCAATCCTATTTTTCAGGACAATATGTTAAGCGTAATAGTTTCTATGGGGGTATCGGTGAAATCGAGATCAACAACGAAATTGCAGGTAAAATCGGTTTACCTATTCCCAAGGATAAGTATGGCGATAACTACGGAGTAACCAAAGGGCAAACTTATAACATGGGTATACAGTACAATTATGACTTCGATCATTTCCTTTTTATGCCGGCACAGTTACTTGGTGGTATAGAATATACCTATGATAATCTTAGAGATAAGATGCCTATCAGAACTTGGGAGTCATACAAGGATAAAGATGGAAAGATACAATCTAAATTCCCTGAACTCAAGCAAAATATCCGTACATGGAGCCAATTAGCTCAGATCGAATGGAAGAACGAAGCTTTCTCTTTCCTTTTAGGTGCACGCTTGGATGAAGTCAGTGTTTTGGACAAGCCTGTGCTTAGCCCTCGTGCTACATTACGATACAATCCCGTCAAAGGTATCAACCTTAGAGCCACTTATGCCAAAGGCTTCCGTGCACCTCAAGTATTTGATGAGGATCTTCATGTCGGAGTAGTTAATGGTGAAGCCCAAAAGGTATTCAATGCTGATGACCTAAAGCCCGAAGTGTCTCATGCTTTCAGCTTGAGTTCTGATATGTATTTCAATTTTGACGAAGTACAGACCAACCTGCTTGTCGAAGGTTTCTACACTCGTATTCTTGATGTATTTACCAACAATGAACAACCTACACTCAATGATGGTATCATGCGTTTTACGCGTACCAACGGTGATGGAGCCAAAGTGCTTGGTATGAATATCGAAGGTCGCATTGTATATAAAAACTTCCAACTTCAGGGGGGGGTTACTTTCAGCTCTAATAAGTATGATGTTGCGCAGGAGTGGGGGACTCGCACGGAAGTAGGTAAAGATGGTAAATTTGTAACAGAGTTGAATGAGGACAAAAAGCAAGTATACAAAAATGAGATTATGGTTGATAAAAAGATCACCAGAACACCCTCAGTTTACGGATACTTTACTTTAGGCTATAACCCGGTGAAACCTCTCAACCTGTCTCTTACAGGTACTTATACAGGCTCTATGTATGCTCCTCATGTAATTGGTTATGGAGTGGGTGCAGCTGTTGACGACCGCAATGCTATAGCTGCCGGAACTCGTGTGGCAACAGTTGATGAGGAAGACAATGCTCCTCGTATCGATGAGTTGAAGAAAACGCCTAAATTCTTTGACTTAGGAGCTAAGATGTCTTATGATTTTAAGATCTTCAATACATCTACTCTTCAGCTTTACTTCGGTCTTACCAATATCTTCAATTCTTTCCAAAAGGATTATGATTTTGGACCGGATCGTGATAGTGCATATATCTACGGCCCTACTACTCCTCGCTCAGGTTATGCCGGAATCAAGTATACTTTCTAA
- a CDS encoding flavin reductase family protein, whose product MRQDWKPGTLIYPLPAILVSCGISPGDYNLFTASWVGTICTNPPMCYVSIRPSRHSHAIIKETMQFGLNLTTVSMAKETDWCGVNSGRRYNKFEHTGLTIEHSKLISVPLVKESPLSLECKVREIISLGSHDMFIADVVNVKADEQYLDPDTGRFDMMKADLLAYSHGEYFGLGDFIGYFGWSVKKSGKEIKRRK is encoded by the coding sequence ATGAGGCAGGACTGGAAACCCGGGACATTGATATATCCGTTACCAGCTATATTAGTGAGTTGTGGCATTTCCCCCGGTGATTATAATCTATTTACAGCTTCATGGGTAGGTACTATTTGTACCAATCCTCCCATGTGTTACGTGAGCATTAGACCTTCGCGCCATTCTCACGCTATCATTAAGGAAACAATGCAGTTTGGGCTCAACCTTACTACAGTATCGATGGCCAAAGAAACAGACTGGTGCGGAGTCAATAGTGGAAGACGGTATAATAAGTTTGAGCACACGGGGTTGACTATTGAACATTCCAAGTTAATTTCGGTTCCTTTAGTAAAAGAAAGCCCTTTAAGTTTAGAATGTAAGGTTAGGGAGATTATCTCTCTTGGCTCTCATGATATGTTTATTGCTGATGTCGTAAATGTAAAAGCTGATGAGCAATACCTTGATCCTGATACCGGGCGCTTTGATATGATGAAAGCAGATCTTTTGGCATATTCACATGGAGAGTATTTTGGATTGGGCGATTTTATAGGTTATTTTGGATGGTCTGTGAAAAAGTCGGGAAAAGAAATTAAGAGAAGAAAGTAA